One part of the Truepera radiovictrix DSM 17093 genome encodes these proteins:
- a CDS encoding 2-phosphosulfolactate phosphatase: MKLRVDLLPKSSYGDVVVVIDVLRTCTIAPLLFDRGLEALYMSASIRRALHLAEAKDLLLVGERRGLPPEGFNYGNSPQELLTAPVAGRSAVLVSENAPRVLEQVAGARHLLLGSLYNAEAVAAHAASLAHDEVALVCSGFAGNEDLDDALCAGFLAAQLKRRFGDAELVGATLMSISLFKAFPNPTQALWRSRAGQYLRTLALEDDLATAGLLSASRTVPYLETTFHAEGAPLFRFTAHRVPVPGDQPDRHDVSAAGVGDACAR; the protein is encoded by the coding sequence GTGAAGCTCCGCGTCGACCTCCTCCCCAAAAGCAGCTACGGCGACGTGGTGGTCGTGATCGACGTGCTGCGCACCTGCACCATCGCCCCGCTGCTTTTTGACCGCGGCCTAGAGGCGCTCTACATGAGCGCCAGCATCCGGCGCGCCCTGCACCTCGCGGAGGCTAAGGACCTGCTTCTGGTCGGCGAACGCCGCGGGCTCCCACCGGAGGGGTTTAACTACGGCAACTCGCCCCAGGAGCTCTTGACCGCCCCCGTTGCCGGGCGCAGCGCCGTGCTCGTCTCCGAAAACGCGCCGCGCGTCCTCGAGCAGGTCGCCGGGGCGCGTCACCTGCTGCTCGGTTCGCTGTACAACGCCGAGGCCGTCGCGGCCCACGCCGCGTCGCTCGCGCACGACGAGGTCGCTTTGGTGTGTTCGGGGTTCGCCGGCAACGAAGACCTCGACGACGCGCTCTGCGCGGGGTTTCTCGCCGCGCAGCTTAAACGGCGCTTCGGCGACGCCGAACTCGTCGGCGCCACACTCATGAGCATCAGCCTGTTCAAAGCTTTTCCCAACCCCACCCAAGCCCTGTGGCGTTCGCGCGCCGGGCAGTACCTGCGCACCCTCGCGCTCGAGGACGACCTCGCCACAGCCGGCCTGCTCTCAGCGTCGCGCACGGTCCCCTACCTAGAAACGACGTTCCACGCCGAGGGCGCACCCCTCTTTCGCTTTACCGCCCACCGCGTCCCCGTGCCGGGTGACCAGCCGGACCGCCACGACGTCTCCGCAGCGGGCGTCGGCGACGCCTGCGCGCGCTAG
- the bshC gene encoding bacillithiol biosynthesis cysteine-adding enzyme BshC — translation MPSPSFETAYAQGAFADFFQLAPKDTAAALELPRPVPRAALTAALGRSAEKLGAPEAALRNLERLAHPGSRVVVTGQQTGLLLGPLYTLSKAVTAIALAKRLSSEARPVVPVFWLASQDADSAEIDHSYLLDLRERLHRPALPLPEGVCAGRIPLPEAWLEALLCDLDALEVPEPYRREVGALLQRTAARAQSFSEWFGALLYELLGPAGLVVLDPMACDTAALFRPVLEAELAAPLRSVTAIGAAGAQLRRLGWTPQLGRGAGATNLFVEEAGQRRLLRVDGDGFRTERAHYTAAELRERLEHDPCALTPAAGLRPVTQDAVLPTAATVVGPGELRYFAQLRGVYEAHGVAMPLIWPRASVTVLEPPVRRILDKFGLSARELQRDFDGVMGETLLALHGHKAAFDESLAALKRHALELTRHASNIDPTLSGTVARAEARLTSVFGTLAKKSAAALSARDDLYTRQFGRLRAHLLPNGAPQERVLSPFSFFLKFGVQSVVEAFLALPPEGEHEVRF, via the coding sequence GTGCCGTCACCCTCGTTTGAAACCGCTTACGCGCAAGGGGCGTTCGCCGACTTTTTTCAGCTCGCACCAAAAGACACGGCGGCGGCGCTCGAGCTCCCCCGACCGGTGCCGCGCGCGGCGCTGACCGCGGCGCTTGGCCGCAGCGCCGAAAAGCTCGGCGCGCCGGAGGCCGCCCTGAGGAACCTGGAGCGGCTCGCGCACCCAGGGAGCCGCGTGGTGGTGACGGGGCAGCAGACCGGGTTGCTGCTCGGGCCGCTCTACACCCTCAGCAAAGCGGTCACGGCGATCGCGCTCGCCAAGAGGCTCTCGAGCGAAGCGCGCCCCGTCGTACCGGTGTTCTGGCTCGCGAGCCAGGACGCCGACAGCGCGGAGATCGATCACAGCTACCTCCTCGACCTGCGCGAACGGCTCCACCGCCCCGCGCTGCCCCTGCCGGAGGGGGTCTGCGCGGGGCGCATCCCGCTGCCAGAGGCGTGGCTAGAGGCGCTGCTCTGCGACCTAGACGCCCTTGAGGTCCCGGAGCCCTACCGCCGTGAGGTGGGGGCGCTGCTGCAGCGCACCGCCGCGCGCGCCCAGAGCTTTAGCGAGTGGTTCGGTGCGCTGCTCTACGAGCTCTTGGGGCCGGCGGGGCTCGTCGTGCTCGACCCGATGGCGTGCGACACGGCGGCGCTCTTTAGGCCGGTGTTGGAGGCCGAACTCGCCGCGCCGCTGCGCTCGGTGACGGCGATTGGGGCGGCGGGGGCGCAGCTGCGGCGCCTCGGGTGGACGCCGCAGCTAGGGCGCGGGGCGGGGGCGACGAACCTCTTCGTCGAGGAGGCGGGCCAGCGCCGCCTGTTGCGCGTCGACGGCGACGGCTTTCGCACCGAGCGGGCGCACTACACCGCCGCCGAGCTGCGCGAGCGGCTCGAGCACGACCCCTGCGCCCTGACGCCGGCGGCGGGGCTGCGGCCAGTCACCCAAGACGCGGTGCTGCCGACCGCCGCGACCGTCGTCGGGCCGGGGGAGCTGCGCTACTTCGCCCAGCTCCGCGGCGTCTACGAAGCGCACGGCGTCGCCATGCCGCTCATCTGGCCGCGCGCGTCGGTCACGGTGCTAGAGCCGCCGGTGCGGCGCATCCTGGACAAGTTCGGCCTCTCGGCCAGGGAGCTGCAGCGCGACTTCGACGGGGTCATGGGGGAGACGCTGCTCGCGCTGCACGGCCACAAGGCCGCTTTCGACGAGAGCTTGGCGGCCCTTAAACGTCACGCGCTCGAGCTGACGCGGCATGCCTCGAACATCGACCCGACGCTCTCAGGGACCGTTGCGCGGGCCGAGGCGCGTTTGACGAGCGTGTTCGGGACGCTCGCGAAGAAAAGCGCCGCCGCGCTTTCAGCCCGCGACGACCTCTACACGCGGCAGTTCGGACGGCTGCGCGCGCACCTGCTCCCGAACGGCGCGCCGCAGGAGCGGGTGCTGAGCCCCTTCTCCTTTTTCCTCAAGTTCGGCGTGCAGAGCGTGGTCGAAGCGTTTTTGGCGCTGCCGCCGGAGGGGGAGCACGAGGTGCGGTTTTAG
- the guaB gene encoding IMP dehydrogenase yields MTTQPTPTPHPAASAPSKFRGEALTFDDVLLVPAYSQVLPKDVDTTTRFSRRVALNIPVSSSAMDTVTETKMAIAMARHGGLGVIHKKLPIEAQADMVTKVKRSEAGMIVDPITLTRDATLQEAEDLMREYRISGVPITEPDGRLVGILTNRDLRFETDFSQPVEALMTKDDLVTVPVGTTLEEARDILRRHKVEKLLVVDDAYILKGLITIKDITKKLEFPHAAKDALGRLRAAAAVGVASDLEARAEALVRAGVDVLVLDSAHGHSQGILDALVYLKESFDVDVVAGNIATAEAAKALLDRGADALKVGIGPGSICTTRVVTGVGVPQLSAIMEVANAARGSGVPVIADGGIKFTGDLPKAIAAGADCVMVGSMLAGTSEAPGEDILRDGRRYKAYRGMGSLGAMAGDGNSSADRYFQEDAKKLVPEGIEGMVAYKGPVGDVLYQMLGGLRSAMGYCGTENLAAMQARAQFVRITQASLIEGHPHDVTITKDAPNYSVSRHGQ; encoded by the coding sequence GTGACGACACAGCCAACCCCCACCCCCCACCCGGCGGCGAGCGCGCCCAGCAAGTTCCGCGGCGAGGCGCTGACCTTTGACGACGTGCTCCTCGTCCCGGCCTACTCGCAGGTGCTCCCCAAAGACGTCGACACGACCACCCGGTTTTCGCGCCGCGTCGCGCTCAACATCCCCGTGAGTTCGTCGGCCATGGACACGGTCACCGAGACAAAGATGGCTATTGCCATGGCGCGGCACGGCGGCTTGGGCGTGATCCACAAAAAGCTCCCCATCGAGGCGCAAGCCGACATGGTCACCAAGGTCAAGCGCTCCGAAGCGGGGATGATCGTCGACCCGATCACCTTAACGCGCGACGCGACGCTCCAAGAGGCCGAGGACTTGATGCGCGAGTACCGCATCAGCGGGGTGCCCATCACCGAACCGGACGGGCGTTTGGTCGGCATCCTCACCAACCGCGACCTGCGCTTTGAAACCGACTTTTCGCAGCCCGTCGAGGCGCTCATGACCAAAGACGACCTCGTGACGGTGCCGGTCGGCACCACGCTCGAGGAGGCGCGCGACATCCTCCGGCGGCACAAGGTCGAAAAGCTGCTGGTGGTCGACGACGCCTACATCCTCAAGGGCCTGATTACGATCAAAGACATCACCAAAAAGCTCGAGTTCCCGCACGCCGCCAAAGACGCTCTCGGCCGGCTGCGGGCGGCGGCGGCGGTCGGGGTCGCGAGCGACCTCGAGGCCAGGGCCGAGGCGCTCGTTAGAGCGGGCGTCGACGTGCTCGTGCTCGACTCCGCGCACGGCCACTCGCAGGGCATCCTGGACGCTCTGGTCTACCTCAAAGAGAGCTTCGACGTCGACGTCGTCGCGGGCAACATCGCCACCGCCGAGGCCGCGAAGGCCCTTTTGGACCGGGGCGCCGACGCCCTAAAGGTCGGCATCGGCCCCGGCAGCATCTGCACCACCCGGGTCGTCACGGGGGTCGGGGTGCCGCAGCTAAGCGCCATCATGGAGGTCGCTAACGCCGCGCGCGGTTCGGGGGTGCCGGTCATCGCCGACGGCGGCATCAAGTTTACCGGCGACCTACCCAAAGCCATCGCCGCCGGCGCCGACTGCGTGATGGTCGGCTCCATGCTCGCGGGCACCTCCGAAGCGCCCGGCGAGGACATCTTGCGCGACGGCCGGCGCTATAAGGCGTACCGGGGGATGGGGAGCTTGGGCGCGATGGCCGGCGACGGCAATTCCAGCGCCGACCGCTACTTCCAGGAGGACGCCAAAAAGCTCGTCCCCGAGGGCATCGAGGGGATGGTCGCCTACAAGGGGCCGGTGGGCGACGTCTTGTACCAGATGTTGGGCGGCCTGCGGAGCGCGATGGGTTACTGCGGCACCGAGAACCTCGCCGCTATGCAGGCGCGCGCGCAGTTCGTGCGCATCACCCAAGCGAGCCTCATCGAGGGGCACCCGCACGACGTGACGATCACCAAAGACGCCCCTAACTACTCGGTGTCGCGGCACGGGCAGTAG
- a CDS encoding acyl-CoA thioesterase: MRPTLTLRVRFAETDQMGIAHHSAYVVWFEAARVEWLRARGMSYRALEEEGVSLAVSALNVLYHQSTRFDDELSVQAEMTELKSRRVRYRYEITRGGERVASGESVHTPVDRRGRVVRLPQAWLQALEKHVAPL; the protein is encoded by the coding sequence GTGAGGCCCACCCTGACGCTCCGCGTGCGCTTCGCCGAGACCGACCAGATGGGCATCGCCCATCACTCGGCCTACGTGGTGTGGTTCGAGGCGGCCCGCGTCGAGTGGCTCCGCGCGCGCGGGATGAGCTACCGCGCGCTCGAGGAGGAGGGCGTCTCGCTCGCGGTAAGTGCCCTTAACGTGCTCTACCACCAGAGCACCCGCTTCGACGACGAACTCAGCGTCCAGGCCGAGATGACCGAACTCAAAAGCCGCCGCGTCCGCTACCGCTACGAGATCACGCGCGGCGGCGAGCGCGTCGCCTCGGGCGAGAGCGTCCACACCCCGGTCGACCGCCGCGGGCGCGTCGTGCGGCTGCCGCAGGCGTGGCTGCAGGCGCTGGAAAAGCACGTCGCGCCCCTTTAG
- the rbfA gene encoding 30S ribosome-binding factor RbfA: protein MDASQRHARALERALAELIPQLKDPRIPVVATIERVRLSADFSAAKVLVSTLREEDEAPLKAALERASGFLQRRLAAAADLRRTPRLSFHTDPAEVLS, encoded by the coding sequence ATGGACGCTTCTCAGCGGCACGCGCGCGCGCTCGAGCGTGCGCTCGCCGAACTCATCCCCCAACTCAAAGACCCCCGCATCCCCGTCGTAGCCACCATTGAGCGGGTGCGCCTCAGCGCCGACTTCTCGGCGGCCAAGGTCTTGGTCAGCACCTTGCGCGAGGAGGACGAAGCGCCCCTAAAAGCGGCGCTGGAGCGCGCGAGCGGCTTTTTGCAGCGGCGCCTCGCCGCAGCGGCGGACCTTAGACGCACCCCGCGGCTCAGCTTTCACACCGACCCCGCCGAGGTGCTCTCGTGA
- a CDS encoding molybdopterin-dependent oxidoreductase: MTHTPRTPPHRVGFWGGFGLSLALLAPLSALGWLAWQLGLPFPPFNLFDGLARVLPGPLVTAGIDALVLVLLALGLSVADLAKLAEQLLALALFTALLLLAGGAFCAALRRRAPWRAGWALAVAVGVPLALVAAQAPGPHAPPFAAAWTLAFVLAWALLLTAAQRRLSPPAAATEVGAGASADLSAATDRRRFMVYLGGAAALVTVVAAGGAASLGGRRPDEEAEAGTRWSEVNRLPNADAAVQPAPGTRPELTPLEAHYRIDINLAPVVIDEKTWRLRVEGLVAAPLELTLDELRAYESVDQFVTLSCISNPIGGDLIGTTRWTGVPLVRLLDDWNLDPRASHLRITAADGFFEIIPVADIRRDERIMLCYAWDGVPLRFRHGFPLRIYIPDRYGMKQPKWIERIEAVDAWEPGYWVVRGWDREARMKATAVIDTVAQEAIVDEGGRALVPVGGIAHAGARGISRVEVRVDDGPWQEARLREPLSRTTWVLWRFDWPFEPGEHLLTVRCFEGDGTPQISERRPPHPSGATGLDGRRVQL; encoded by the coding sequence GTGACCCACACGCCACGTACACCACCCCACAGGGTCGGCTTTTGGGGGGGCTTCGGGCTCTCGCTCGCCCTGCTCGCGCCGCTCAGCGCGCTCGGGTGGCTCGCCTGGCAGCTCGGGCTGCCGTTTCCCCCCTTTAACCTCTTTGACGGGCTCGCGCGGGTGCTGCCGGGACCCCTCGTCACCGCCGGCATCGACGCGCTCGTCCTCGTCCTGCTCGCTTTGGGGCTCTCGGTCGCCGACCTCGCCAAGCTCGCCGAGCAGCTCCTGGCGCTCGCGCTCTTTACCGCCCTCCTCCTCCTCGCGGGTGGCGCGTTCTGCGCCGCCTTGCGCCGCCGAGCGCCGTGGCGCGCGGGGTGGGCGCTGGCTGTTGCCGTCGGGGTGCCGCTAGCCCTCGTCGCGGCGCAGGCCCCAGGGCCCCACGCGCCGCCCTTTGCGGCGGCGTGGACGCTGGCTTTCGTGCTCGCCTGGGCGCTGCTGCTAACCGCCGCGCAGCGCCGCCTCAGCCCGCCCGCCGCCGCGACCGAGGTGGGTGCTGGGGCAAGCGCCGACCTAAGCGCCGCGACCGACCGGCGGCGCTTCATGGTCTACTTGGGCGGCGCGGCGGCGCTCGTCACGGTCGTCGCTGCGGGCGGCGCGGCCTCCCTGGGGGGGCGGCGGCCCGACGAGGAGGCGGAGGCTGGAACGCGCTGGTCGGAGGTGAACCGGCTGCCCAACGCGGACGCGGCCGTGCAGCCCGCCCCCGGCACGCGCCCCGAGCTGACCCCCTTAGAGGCGCACTACCGCATCGACATCAACCTCGCGCCGGTCGTCATCGACGAAAAGACGTGGCGGCTGCGGGTCGAAGGGCTCGTCGCGGCGCCCCTCGAGCTCACCCTGGATGAGCTGCGCGCTTACGAGAGCGTCGACCAGTTCGTCACCCTCTCGTGCATCTCCAACCCCATCGGCGGCGACCTCATCGGCACCACCCGCTGGACGGGGGTCCCCTTGGTGCGGCTCTTGGACGACTGGAACCTGGACCCGCGCGCTTCGCACCTACGCATCACGGCGGCGGACGGCTTTTTCGAGATCATCCCGGTAGCGGACATCCGGCGCGACGAGCGCATCATGCTCTGCTACGCCTGGGACGGGGTGCCGCTGCGCTTTCGCCACGGCTTCCCGCTGCGCATCTATATCCCCGACCGCTACGGGATGAAGCAGCCCAAGTGGATCGAGCGCATCGAGGCTGTGGACGCCTGGGAGCCCGGCTACTGGGTCGTGCGGGGGTGGGACCGCGAGGCGCGTATGAAAGCGACGGCAGTGATCGACACCGTCGCGCAAGAAGCCATCGTCGACGAGGGGGGGCGGGCGCTCGTACCGGTCGGCGGCATCGCGCACGCGGGGGCGCGCGGCATCTCCCGGGTCGAGGTGCGCGTCGACGACGGGCCCTGGCAGGAGGCGAGGTTGCGCGAGCCCCTGTCGCGCACGACCTGGGTGCTCTGGCGCTTCGACTGGCCCTTCGAACCGGGGGAGCACCTGCTCACCGTGCGCTGCTTCGAGGGCGACGGCACGCCGCAGATCTCCGAGCGGCGGCCGCCGCACCCGAGCGGGGCGACGGGGCTGGACGGGCGGCGGGTTCAGCTTTAG
- the mutY gene encoding A/G-specific adenine glycosylase, protein MKGAPVSPLAADLLAWFGGAKRALPWREVRTPYRVLVSEVMLQQTQVATVVPFFRRWMARFPSLQALAAAPLDDVLKAWEGLGYYSRARRLQEAARAALDRHGGLPESYAALLKLPGIGPYTAAAVASLAFGERALAVDGNVKRVAARLFCLPGEVTREAVRARLEPHLPDDAPGDFNEALMELGALVCTARAPQCPRCPVQAHCGAYQQGAVARFPAPKARKRVPHVRRYALVCARDGALWLRQRPIGEMLGGLWGFPLTEEAPPGAQLGAVKHAYTHFRITATPVLVEAPPPGDGRFVRAAELRALPLAKLDHKVLEVWLERNA, encoded by the coding sequence GTGAAGGGCGCACCCGTCTCACCCCTAGCAGCCGACCTTCTGGCGTGGTTTGGCGGCGCCAAACGCGCCCTCCCCTGGCGCGAGGTGCGCACGCCCTACCGTGTGCTCGTCTCCGAAGTCATGCTCCAGCAGACGCAGGTCGCGACCGTCGTCCCCTTTTTTAGGCGGTGGATGGCGCGCTTTCCAAGCCTACAGGCGCTCGCCGCCGCCCCCTTGGACGACGTCCTCAAAGCCTGGGAGGGGCTCGGCTACTACAGCCGCGCGCGTCGGCTCCAGGAGGCAGCTAGGGCCGCCCTAGACCGACACGGGGGGTTGCCAGAGAGTTACGCGGCGCTCCTTAAGCTCCCCGGCATCGGCCCCTACACGGCCGCCGCCGTCGCCTCGCTCGCGTTCGGGGAGCGAGCGCTCGCGGTCGACGGCAACGTCAAGCGAGTTGCGGCGCGGCTCTTCTGCCTCCCCGGCGAGGTCACCCGGGAGGCCGTGCGGGCACGCCTCGAGCCGCACCTCCCCGACGACGCCCCGGGCGACTTCAACGAGGCGCTCATGGAGCTCGGCGCCCTGGTCTGCACGGCGCGCGCCCCGCAGTGCCCGCGCTGCCCCGTGCAGGCGCACTGCGGGGCGTACCAGCAGGGTGCGGTCGCGCGTTTCCCCGCCCCCAAAGCGCGCAAGCGCGTGCCGCACGTGCGGCGCTACGCGCTCGTCTGCGCCCGTGACGGCGCCCTCTGGCTGCGCCAGCGCCCCATCGGTGAGATGCTAGGGGGTTTGTGGGGCTTTCCGCTCACCGAAGAGGCGCCCCCGGGGGCGCAGTTGGGGGCGGTCAAGCACGCCTACACGCACTTTCGGATCACCGCCACGCCGGTGCTCGTAGAGGCCCCACCGCCGGGGGACGGGCGCTTCGTGAGGGCCGCGGAGCTCCGCGCGCTGCCGCTCGCCAAACTCGACCACAAGGTGCTTGAGGTGTGGCTCGAGCGCAACGCCTAG
- a CDS encoding SagB/ThcOx family dehydrogenase — protein sequence MPSSREKTIGENFQAQTKYRRGALPPKTGKAVSPFKVYANPLEVAALPVPELSGGKGLWGTLATTRESIPEGGRLRQGDVSQLLWASSGFTYGGQRTHATAVPLAGLETYLVVRQIEDVFPGVYHYNPREHALEHLVQTEPSLELADALLDTDISACAAAVAYTGLPGRIDDGAKSRAYRYLYLEAGAAAQCAMLAAVELGLAATVRAEFYDDELARLLQIDGVSEVPLCVLTLGT from the coding sequence TTGCCGAGTAGCCGAGAAAAGACGATTGGGGAGAACTTCCAAGCGCAGACCAAGTACCGCCGCGGGGCGTTGCCGCCGAAGACGGGAAAGGCGGTCAGCCCCTTTAAGGTCTACGCCAACCCGCTCGAGGTCGCGGCTTTGCCAGTTCCCGAGCTCTCGGGCGGCAAGGGGCTCTGGGGGACGCTCGCCACGACCCGCGAGAGCATCCCCGAGGGGGGGCGGTTGCGCCAAGGGGACGTGTCGCAGCTGCTCTGGGCGAGCTCGGGCTTTACCTATGGCGGGCAGCGCACCCACGCGACGGCCGTGCCCTTGGCGGGGCTCGAGACCTACCTCGTGGTGCGGCAGATCGAGGACGTGTTCCCCGGTGTCTACCACTACAACCCGCGCGAACACGCCCTCGAGCACCTCGTTCAGACCGAGCCGAGTTTGGAGCTCGCCGACGCGCTTCTAGACACCGACATCAGCGCGTGCGCCGCGGCGGTCGCCTACACGGGGCTGCCAGGGCGCATCGACGACGGCGCCAAAAGCCGCGCCTACCGCTACCTCTACCTCGAGGCGGGCGCCGCGGCGCAGTGCGCCATGTTGGCCGCCGTCGAACTCGGGCTCGCCGCGACCGTGCGCGCCGAGTTCTACGACGACGAGCTCGCGAGGCTGCTGCAGATCGACGGGGTGAGCGAGGTGCCGCTCTGCGTGCTGACGCTCGGAACCTAA
- a CDS encoding gamma-glutamylcyclotransferase family protein — protein sequence MDKLFVYGTLKPGGRNFHLARGVVRAEPAFVDGFVLLHFHPEGYPAMVRGAGRVYGALLTFADLDAALPVLDRLEGLDLEPPEYARVEVSVQPSGQRAWTYLYVNETRLAAPGVVPVPSGDWPLQ from the coding sequence ATGGACAAGCTTTTCGTCTACGGCACCCTCAAACCGGGCGGGCGCAACTTTCACCTCGCGCGGGGCGTCGTTCGCGCCGAGCCCGCCTTTGTCGACGGCTTTGTGCTGCTGCACTTTCACCCCGAGGGGTATCCCGCGATGGTGCGGGGGGCGGGGCGCGTGTACGGCGCCCTCCTGACGTTCGCCGACCTCGACGCGGCGCTGCCGGTGCTCGACCGGCTCGAGGGGCTCGACCTCGAGCCACCCGAGTACGCGCGCGTCGAGGTCAGCGTTCAACCCTCCGGCCAGCGCGCCTGGACGTACCTCTACGTCAACGAGACGCGGCTCGCGGCGCCCGGCGTCGTCCCCGTGCCCAGCGGGGATTGGCCGCTGCAGTAG
- the lysS gene encoding homocitrate synthase, translated as MKTRDWCLIDSTLREGEQFALGNFSLADKVEIAKALDAFGVEYLELTTPVASPASRQALETIAGLGLKAKVLTHTRANLEDARVALECGVDGVDILFGTSPALRSSHGRGVDEIIDESLEVIGYVKSAGKSVRFSSEDTFRSDREDLLRIYAAADRAGVDRVGLADTVGVASPSAVRELVADVRAVVGCDIEFHGHNDTGCAIANAFEAVRAGATHIDTSILGIGERNGITPLGGFLARMYTQNPQRLQEKYNLTMLPELDAMVARMTGLSVPFNNYLTGAYAYNHKAGLHLKAIYVNPGAYEIIPPEVFGVTRTLQIGSRLTGRNAVAARAAELGLELPDETVRELTRQIKASADAGDLALHDVDALLRAAAQRRAPEEVFA; from the coding sequence GTGAAAACCCGTGACTGGTGCCTTATCGATTCGACCCTGCGCGAGGGCGAGCAGTTTGCGCTCGGCAACTTTAGCTTGGCCGATAAGGTGGAGATCGCCAAGGCGCTCGACGCGTTCGGGGTGGAGTACCTAGAGCTCACCACGCCGGTGGCCTCTCCGGCGTCGCGGCAGGCGTTGGAGACCATCGCAGGGCTCGGCCTAAAGGCCAAAGTCCTGACGCACACCCGCGCGAACCTCGAGGACGCGCGCGTGGCGCTCGAGTGCGGCGTCGACGGCGTCGATATCCTCTTCGGCACCTCGCCCGCGCTGCGCAGCTCGCACGGGCGCGGCGTCGACGAGATCATCGACGAGAGCTTAGAGGTCATCGGCTACGTCAAGAGCGCCGGCAAGAGCGTGCGCTTCTCCTCAGAAGACACCTTCCGCAGCGACCGGGAGGACCTGCTGCGCATCTACGCCGCCGCCGACCGCGCGGGCGTCGACCGCGTGGGGCTTGCCGACACCGTCGGGGTCGCGAGCCCCAGCGCGGTGCGCGAACTTGTCGCCGACGTGCGCGCGGTCGTCGGTTGCGACATCGAGTTTCACGGCCACAACGACACGGGTTGCGCGATCGCCAACGCGTTCGAGGCGGTGCGCGCCGGCGCCACGCACATCGACACGAGCATCTTGGGTATCGGCGAGCGCAACGGCATCACGCCCTTGGGCGGCTTTTTGGCCCGGATGTACACCCAGAACCCGCAGCGGCTCCAGGAGAAGTACAACCTCACGATGCTCCCCGAGCTCGACGCCATGGTGGCCCGCATGACGGGGCTTTCGGTGCCCTTTAACAACTACCTCACGGGCGCGTACGCCTACAACCACAAAGCGGGGCTGCACCTTAAAGCCATCTACGTCAACCCCGGCGCTTACGAGATCATCCCGCCCGAAGTCTTCGGGGTCACGCGCACCCTGCAGATCGGCAGCCGCCTCACCGGGCGCAACGCGGTCGCGGCGCGCGCCGCCGAGCTCGGCCTGGAGCTGCCGGACGAAACGGTGCGCGAGCTCACGCGCCAGATCAAGGCTTCTGCCGACGCGGGTGACTTAGCGCTCCACGACGTTGACGCGCTGTTGCGCGCGGCGGCGCAGAGGCGCGCGCCAGAGGAGGTGTTCGCGTGA